CCACCGGAAGATGCATATCAAATTACTACAAATCCGAAAGATGCGCCGCAAAAATCTGAAATTATTAAAATTACTTTTGAAAAAGGAATTCCAGTTAAGCTAGACGGAGTTGAAATGTCCGGAGCTCAATTGGTTAGCACATTGAATGATATTGGAGGAAAACATGGAATTGGAAGATTAGATATTGTTGAAAATAGAGTTGTTGGAATTAAATCAAGAGAAGTTTATGAAGCACCCGGAGCAATTATTTTACATGAAGCTCACAGACAATTAGAAAAACTCACTTTGGATAAAGATACATTCAGATATAAACAAAATGCATCAAACACTTATGCAAATTTAATTTATGACGGATTTTGGTTCACACCTTTATTTGAATCATTAACAGCATTTTTTGATAAAATTCAAGAAAGAGTAAGCGGTGATGTAACTTTAGAACTTTATAAAGGAACAATAAAAATTCTTTCAAGAGTTTCCGAAAATAGTTTGTACAATCAAGAGTTGGCAACATACACAGAAGAAGATACATTTAATCATAAAGATGCCGAAGGCTTTATAAACATTACAAGTTTACCGCATCAAGTAATAACTAAACACACAAAAAAAGAGTTTGATAAAGTAAAAAGTTTATAAAATATAACCGTAATATTTCAAAAGACAAAATGCAAATAACTCAAAAAAGTGATTTTGTGTTTTGTCTTTTTTGTTTAATGTTTGTTTGATTTTTGTTTTTTACTATTTGTATTTTTCACAATTCACTTCAACGGAGATACCAAATGTTGTGGGGTTCGAGATTCAATAAAAAATTTGACAGCAAAGCTTTAGCTTTTTCTTCTTCACTTTCATATGATATAAATTTACTCGAATGGGATATTAAAGTAAGTAAAGCCCATGCAAATATGCTTAACAAAATTGGTATTCTATCAACTACTGAGAATAAATCTATTCAACAAACTCTTGATATAATTCAGTTTAAATTTAATGAAGGAACTTGGAATCCAAATGTAACTGAATTTGAAGATGTTCATTCAGCAATAGAAAATGAACTTACAAAAATTATTGGCGATGTTGGAAAAAAACTTCACACAGGAAGAAGCAGAAATGATCAAGTAGCAACAGATGTAAGGCTTTGGATAAAAAATGCAATAAATAATTTATTATCTGAAATTTCAAATCTTCAAAAAAGTTTAATAAATGTTGCAGAAGAAAACACTCACACAATAATTCCGGGTTACACACATTTACAAAGAGCGCAGCCAATTTCATTTGCATTTCATTTGTTAGCTTATGTTGAAATGTTGGAAAGAGATAAAGCAAGACTTAACTTTTCATTTTCTCAAGCAGATGAAAATATTTTAGGTTCGGGTGCTTTAGCAGGTTCTACAATTGAGTTAGATAGAGAATTAACAACAAGGGAATTAGGATTTTCAAAAATATCAAACAATGCTTTAGATTCTATTTCCAACAGAGATTTTATTTTAGATTTTCTTCATTCATGCAATTTGGCAATGATGCATTTGAGCAGATTGAGTGAAGAAATAATTTTATGGACATCATACGAATGGAATTTTATAAAACTTGGTGATGAATTTACAACCGGCTCTTCGCTAATGCCTCAAAAGAAAAATCCGGATTTAGCTGAATTAATTAGAGGAAAAAACGGAAGAACTTTTGGAAACTATTTTGCACTTCTTTCTACAATAAAATCACTTCCTCTTAGTTATAACAGAGATTTACAAGAAGATAAAGAAGGAATGTTCGATTCATATTTTACACTTTTCGATTCCGTTTTTTTAATGTCGGAAATGATAAAAAGTATGAAAGTAAATAAAGAAAGATTTGTTGATGAAATTGACGGAAGCTTTATGCTGACAACAGATTTAGCTGATTATTTAGTTAAGAAAGGAATTCCATTTAGAGATGCTCATGACATTTTAGGAAAAATTGTAAAATTTGCAACTGAAGAAAACAAAAAGTTACATCAAATTACTTTGGAGGAATATAAAAATTTCACTCCACTTTTTGAAGATGATGTTTATAATTATTTATCCGCAAAAACTTGTTTAGAAAATAAAAAAACATTCGGCTCGCCAAATCCTAAATTTGTTATTGATTCAATTTACAACTGGAAAAAATTATTAAGCAAATAATTATTTTAATAAAAAAGCCGAATAAAATAATTCGGCTTTTTCATTTTACTTTTTTACTTCATCAAAATCATTTTCTTTGAATCAGAAAAATTATTTGCTGAAATTCTGTAAACATAAACTCCACTTTCCAAACTACTTGCATCAAACGGTAATTCATGACTTCCAGCTGATAAATTTTTATTTAAGATTGTTGCAACTTCCCTACCAATAATATCATAAATTTTAATTTTAACAATTGATGCTTCCGGAATTGAAAAATTTATTGTTGTTGAAGGATTAAACGGATTTGGATAATTTTGACTTAAATTAAATGATGATGAAATATTAGGATTTTTTTCTTCCAAAATATCTGTTGCAATTCCAATATCAATTTTGGCAACCGGCCAAACTCCGGGTGACGGGAAACTTATTCCTTTATTATATCCTCGCATCATACTATCTTGACCAAAATAATATAATGGCCAGCCTTTGTAAGAAAGTTGTTTCTTTCCAAAAACATCAATTACATTAAAGAGTGAAGTATCAATATTCGATGGAACAATAATGTTCTCGGTTTCATAAATTGGCCAAACTGCATTATTACTGAAATCTTCTTTAGTAAATTTATTTTTATCAAATTCATCATTTACAAATGTATATAAAGTTCTGCCATATCCATCTACAAAATATTGAATTTCTTCTTGTCCTTGCTCATAATTTCCATTGTATTGTAATCCATTGTGTCCTAAAAGTTGATTGTTAACAAGCATAATAGAATACTCTGGTTTAGCAACAAACCAAACTCCATTTACATTCTCGCCTTTAGTTTCACCAGATGACAAATCATTAAAGAAATAATATAATGGCCAACCTTTATATGTTGTTTGTTTACTACTATCTTCTCTAAGAATTGTTGCAAAATCCGACTGATTCAAATTACCGCCAGCAGATATATTTTCACTATAAAATACTGGCCAATTAACTTCGCATTGATCGTTACAAACTGAAGCTTCAAATGCATCTTTTGAGAAAAAATAAAGTGTATTTCCGGCAATATCTGTAAGTATATTTCCGTAAGTTGAATTATTAGCAATCAAAATATTT
The nucleotide sequence above comes from Ignavibacteriota bacterium. Encoded proteins:
- a CDS encoding argininosuccinate synthase → MQNNKIVVAYSGGLDTSVMVKWLSKKYNAEIITVTGNLGQKSEIVNIEEKALSTGASKAYVVNLQKEFIEEYAFKALKGGALYEGEYPLATAIGRPLLAKLMVEIAQKENANMIAHGCTGKGNDQVRFEVGMKTLDPSIQILAPLRTWEFKSREEEIIYAKENNIPISANLQKLYSIDENIWGIATECGILEDTSEAPPEDAYQITTNPKDAPQKSEIIKITFEKGIPVKLDGVEMSGAQLVSTLNDIGGKHGIGRLDIVENRVVGIKSREVYEAPGAIILHEAHRQLEKLTLDKDTFRYKQNASNTYANLIYDGFWFTPLFESLTAFFDKIQERVSGDVTLELYKGTIKILSRVSENSLYNQELATYTEEDTFNHKDAEGFINITSLPHQVITKHTKKEFDKVKSL
- the argH gene encoding argininosuccinate lyase, which produces MLWGSRFNKKFDSKALAFSSSLSYDINLLEWDIKVSKAHANMLNKIGILSTTENKSIQQTLDIIQFKFNEGTWNPNVTEFEDVHSAIENELTKIIGDVGKKLHTGRSRNDQVATDVRLWIKNAINNLLSEISNLQKSLINVAEENTHTIIPGYTHLQRAQPISFAFHLLAYVEMLERDKARLNFSFSQADENILGSGALAGSTIELDRELTTRELGFSKISNNALDSISNRDFILDFLHSCNLAMMHLSRLSEEIILWTSYEWNFIKLGDEFTTGSSLMPQKKNPDLAELIRGKNGRTFGNYFALLSTIKSLPLSYNRDLQEDKEGMFDSYFTLFDSVFLMSEMIKSMKVNKERFVDEIDGSFMLTTDLADYLVKKGIPFRDAHDILGKIVKFATEENKKLHQITLEEYKNFTPLFEDDVYNYLSAKTCLENKKTFGSPNPKFVIDSIYNWKKLLSK
- a CDS encoding T9SS type A sorting domain-containing protein, producing the protein MKKLILTLLVISLFTLVNISARDFRVAQIPNGNKFSCNTCHTNGGGTPRNAFGQLVESNYLDGSGNVLWSKDLAMIDSDGDGFTNGEELQDPKGTWISATPNPGNSSLVTSPGNISSLPSANILIANNSTYGNILTDIAGNTLYFFSKDAFEASVCNDQCEVNWPVFYSENISAGGNLNQSDFATILREDSSKQTTYKGWPLYYFFNDLSSGETKGENVNGVWFVAKPEYSIMLVNNQLLGHNGLQYNGNYEQGQEEIQYFVDGYGRTLYTFVNDEFDKNKFTKEDFSNNAVWPIYETENIIVPSNIDTSLFNVIDVFGKKQLSYKGWPLYYFGQDSMMRGYNKGISFPSPGVWPVAKIDIGIATDILEEKNPNISSSFNLSQNYPNPFNPSTTINFSIPEASIVKIKIYDIIGREVATILNKNLSAGSHELPFDASSLESGVYVYRISANNFSDSKKMILMK